From Solibacillus isronensis, the proteins below share one genomic window:
- a CDS encoding Gfo/Idh/MocA family oxidoreductase, which translates to MISVALIGLGRLGISHVENLLKIRNFNLKVVCDNKLEIAQEVAIKYGIPKFTERTEDIFEDESIQAVVIVSSTTTHFELVTGALKAGKAVFVEKPLTIDLEESLQIEQVLVETNGFCQIGFMRRFDFDYMEAKRAINEGAIGQPIYFKSISRDPYAPPLSFIERSGGIFIDLMIHDIDLAHYLMGTTVSEIAAFGSIIKYPDFSQAGDVDQALAFLKFENGYIGDLEGSRNAFYGYDVRTEVIGTEGTLLIGSNRKSNVQILTGSGNRHEIIPVFQERFTSAYVNELSAFANAIEQGLPSLATVSDSIRALKVAHAATQSFKQNGVLIPTNA; encoded by the coding sequence ATGATTTCTGTAGCATTAATCGGGCTAGGAAGGTTAGGGATTAGTCATGTAGAAAATTTACTGAAAATTAGGAATTTTAACTTAAAAGTGGTCTGCGATAATAAGTTGGAAATTGCTCAAGAGGTCGCAATAAAATACGGGATACCTAAATTTACAGAGCGCACTGAAGATATTTTTGAAGATGAAAGTATACAAGCCGTAGTTATCGTTTCATCTACTACAACTCATTTTGAATTAGTAACAGGTGCTTTAAAAGCAGGTAAAGCTGTTTTTGTTGAGAAACCGCTTACCATCGATTTAGAGGAATCTTTGCAGATAGAACAAGTACTGGTTGAGACTAATGGATTTTGCCAAATCGGTTTTATGAGACGCTTTGATTTTGACTATATGGAGGCAAAGCGAGCGATAAATGAGGGAGCGATCGGTCAGCCCATTTATTTTAAAAGTATAAGCCGGGATCCATATGCTCCACCTCTATCCTTTATAGAACGCAGTGGAGGAATTTTTATCGATCTGATGATACATGACATTGATCTGGCACATTACTTGATGGGGACAACCGTTTCAGAGATTGCTGCTTTCGGCAGTATTATAAAATACCCGGATTTCAGTCAGGCGGGAGATGTGGATCAGGCGTTGGCTTTTCTGAAATTTGAAAACGGTTACATTGGAGATTTAGAAGGAAGCCGAAATGCATTTTACGGCTACGATGTAAGAACAGAAGTAATCGGAACAGAAGGGACGCTGTTAATCGGCAGTAACCGGAAGTCCAATGTTCAAATATTAACAGGCAGCGGAAACCGACATGAAATTATTCCAGTGTTTCAGGAACGCTTTACATCCGCTTATGTCAATGAGTTAAGCGCTTTCGCAAATGCGATTGAACAAGGATTACCTTCATTGGCAACTGTGAGTGATAGTATTCGAGCATTAAAAGTAGCTCATGCTGCGACCCAGTCTTTTAAACAGAATGGGGTGCTCATTCCAACAAATGCTTAA
- the iolG gene encoding inositol 2-dehydrogenase, translated as MITVGVIGAGRIGQLHVNNLKRIPDIRIKAIADVQKNLISQWAKANEIDMVTDNPLDIINDPEIDAVLICSPTSTHADLIKQAAMAKKHIFCEKPISFSAQETKEALQVVEEQGVILQVGFNRRFDQNFRTVREKVERGEIGRVHTLRITSRDPHPPPIDYIKTSGGLFMDMMIHDFDMARYIVQSEIVEVFVKGTTLIDEQIAECGDIDTAMVLLTFENGAIGIIENSRKSAYGYDQRLEVFGADGALNVENNRPNNVTKLTANGIEAEKPYHFFLERYSQAYIDEMLEFYRTIMMGLPVVCSGQDGYAAELIAEACKDSLQFGKAVSLRGSEEHVTNK; from the coding sequence ATGATAACAGTGGGAGTTATTGGAGCGGGTAGAATAGGGCAGTTGCATGTTAACAATTTAAAGCGTATTCCCGACATCCGAATAAAGGCGATCGCCGATGTTCAGAAAAACTTGATTAGTCAGTGGGCAAAGGCTAATGAGATTGATATGGTCACGGATAATCCATTAGATATTATTAATGATCCAGAGATTGATGCGGTACTGATTTGCAGCCCAACTTCTACACATGCCGACCTGATTAAACAGGCGGCAATGGCAAAAAAGCATATCTTTTGTGAAAAGCCAATTAGCTTTTCTGCGCAGGAAACAAAGGAAGCTTTACAAGTGGTAGAAGAGCAAGGGGTTATATTACAAGTAGGGTTTAATCGACGTTTTGATCAGAACTTTAGAACGGTAAGAGAAAAAGTTGAACGTGGCGAAATCGGTCGAGTGCATACTTTAAGAATTACTTCTCGTGATCCTCATCCACCACCGATTGATTATATTAAGACTTCAGGTGGACTGTTTATGGATATGATGATTCATGATTTTGATATGGCACGTTATATCGTTCAATCTGAAATTGTTGAAGTATTTGTTAAAGGTACTACTTTGATTGATGAGCAAATTGCGGAATGCGGTGATATTGATACTGCAATGGTGCTGTTGACGTTTGAAAATGGTGCAATTGGCATCATTGAAAACAGTCGGAAATCTGCCTATGGATACGATCAGCGGTTAGAAGTTTTTGGGGCGGATGGAGCACTGAACGTGGAAAATAACCGTCCAAATAATGTAACAAAGCTAACGGCAAATGGCATCGAAGCGGAAAAACCATATCATTTCTTTTTGGAACGTTATTCACAAGCCTATATTGATGAAATGCTGGAATTTTACAGAACAATTATGATGGGGCTTCCTGTTGTTTGCAGTGGACAGGATGGGTATGCAGCCGAACTTATTGCCGAGGCTTGCAAAGATTCTTTACAGTTTGGGAAAGCGGTTTCTTTGAGAGGAAGTGAAGAGCATGTTACGAATAAATAA
- a CDS encoding sugar ABC transporter ATP-binding protein, translating into MKQSLLEVKQLFKSFSNNHVLKGVDFNVKPAEVHVLLGENGAGKSTLIKILTGAYSLDKGEIYWEGQPVKINTPIEAMDIGIATIYQELNVIEELTVYENIFLGREMKNSRFSLLNRKQMIEKAKELLVRLGQNPLLATETLGNLGMGQQQLVEIAKALILEAKLIIMDEPTSSLSGREVEQLYKIVDQLRNEGIAIIFISHRLEEIQRLGDRITILRDGNSIDTVEVATTTPDEWIELMVGRSLDEKFPKKDFERGEVGFSLRDFVVEAGQEPINLDVHYGEIVGISGLVGAGRTELARAIFSADKRVTGKILINGKEKKIKNPRQAIDAGIAFITEDRKSEGLLLDLPLDLNVCLANMKKFTGKSRLLDLKAMKEQANNYIQDLQVRPNNIELNARHFSGGNQQKVVIAKWLCTNADIFIFDEPTRGIDVGAKVEVYRLMNTLVDEGKIVIMISSDLPEILGMCDRVLVMNTGKITADLPIAEATQEQIMKAATIGL; encoded by the coding sequence ATGAAACAATCATTATTAGAAGTAAAGCAACTATTCAAAAGCTTCTCGAATAATCATGTTCTAAAAGGGGTCGATTTTAATGTGAAACCTGCAGAAGTACATGTATTACTTGGTGAAAATGGCGCGGGAAAATCAACACTGATAAAGATTTTGACAGGGGCCTATTCATTGGATAAGGGTGAAATTTACTGGGAAGGGCAACCGGTAAAGATTAACACGCCAATTGAAGCAATGGATATCGGAATTGCAACAATTTATCAGGAGTTAAATGTTATCGAGGAATTAACAGTCTATGAAAATATTTTCTTAGGACGGGAAATGAAAAACAGCAGATTCAGTTTGCTTAACCGCAAGCAGATGATTGAAAAAGCAAAGGAATTATTAGTTCGACTCGGTCAAAATCCTCTTTTGGCAACTGAAACATTAGGTAATTTAGGGATGGGTCAGCAGCAACTGGTGGAAATTGCGAAAGCGCTTATTCTGGAGGCCAAACTCATTATTATGGACGAACCGACATCCAGTTTAAGTGGTCGGGAAGTCGAACAGCTCTATAAAATTGTTGATCAGTTGAGAAATGAAGGGATTGCTATTATCTTTATTTCCCACCGTTTGGAAGAAATTCAGCGTTTGGGAGACCGGATTACGATTTTAAGGGATGGTAACTCCATCGACACGGTAGAAGTGGCTACTACTACACCTGATGAATGGATTGAGCTAATGGTAGGGCGTTCATTGGATGAAAAGTTCCCTAAGAAAGATTTTGAACGCGGAGAAGTTGGCTTCAGTTTAAGGGACTTTGTTGTGGAAGCAGGTCAAGAACCGATTAATCTGGATGTTCACTATGGTGAAATTGTCGGGATTTCGGGGTTAGTCGGAGCAGGCCGGACTGAGTTGGCAAGGGCTATATTTAGTGCAGATAAACGGGTTACCGGAAAAATATTGATTAACGGAAAAGAAAAGAAAATTAAAAATCCTCGACAGGCAATTGATGCGGGAATCGCCTTTATTACTGAAGATAGAAAATCGGAAGGACTTTTGCTCGACTTGCCGCTGGATTTAAATGTCTGTCTGGCAAATATGAAGAAGTTTACAGGCAAATCAAGGTTATTGGATTTAAAGGCAATGAAAGAACAGGCAAACAACTATATCCAGGATTTGCAGGTGAGGCCGAATAACATTGAGTTGAATGCCCGACATTTCAGTGGTGGGAATCAGCAGAAGGTTGTTATCGCCAAGTGGCTTTGTACAAATGCCGATATATTTATTTTTGATGAACCGACAAGGGGAATTGATGTTGGGGCAAAAGTTGAAGTATATCGTCTGATGAATACATTGGTCGATGAGGGCAAGATCGTAATCATGATTTCATCGGATCTGCCTGAAATCCTTGGAATGTGTGACCGTGTACTGGTAATGAATACAGGAAAGATTACAGCGGATTTACCAATCGCAGAAGCTACGCAAGAACAAATAATGAAAGCGGCTACAATCGGCTTATAA
- the iolC gene encoding 5-dehydro-2-deoxygluconokinase has product MLRINKTTDLVAIGRACIDLNANEIHRPMEQTMTFTKYVGGSPANIAIGLARLGMNVGFIGKLANDQMGRFIHQYFVEEGIDTKGIVTDHTGAVTGLAFTEIISPSECSILMYRDNVADLLLNSSEVNEELIAQSKWLLVSGTALAKSPSREAVFVALDYAKKYDTKVVFDLDYRPYTWESDRETAVYYNLVAEKCHLIIGTREEFDMMEALLQESHEDEVTAQKWFDYSADVVIIKHGGKGSIAYSKEGEKVQSGIYETAVLKTFGAGDSYASAFLYQYLQGGSLEDSMKYGSASASIVISKHSCSDAMPTLEELESKIMQGTYIK; this is encoded by the coding sequence ATGTTACGAATAAATAAAACAACTGATCTTGTGGCAATCGGTCGGGCATGCATAGATCTGAATGCCAATGAGATTCATAGACCGATGGAACAGACGATGACATTTACAAAATATGTAGGTGGTTCACCGGCTAATATTGCTATTGGGTTAGCAAGATTAGGAATGAATGTAGGTTTTATAGGTAAATTAGCAAATGATCAAATGGGACGCTTCATACATCAGTACTTTGTTGAAGAAGGCATTGATACAAAAGGTATTGTGACCGATCACACAGGTGCTGTAACCGGCCTTGCTTTTACGGAAATTATTAGTCCAAGCGAATGCAGTATTTTAATGTACCGTGACAATGTGGCAGATTTACTTTTAAATTCATCAGAAGTAAATGAAGAGCTAATTGCGCAAAGCAAGTGGTTACTTGTATCGGGTACAGCGTTGGCAAAAAGTCCTTCCCGTGAAGCAGTCTTTGTAGCACTGGATTATGCGAAAAAATATGATACGAAAGTTGTCTTTGATTTAGACTACCGCCCATATACTTGGGAATCTGATAGAGAAACAGCTGTTTATTATAATTTAGTAGCTGAAAAATGCCATTTAATTATAGGGACACGTGAAGAATTCGATATGATGGAAGCTTTATTGCAGGAAAGTCATGAGGATGAAGTGACAGCACAGAAGTGGTTTGATTATAGTGCGGATGTTGTCATTATTAAGCATGGCGGTAAAGGCTCCATTGCTTATAGCAAAGAGGGAGAGAAAGTACAAAGTGGCATTTATGAGACAGCTGTATTAAAGACATTCGGGGCAGGAGATTCTTATGCTTCGGCATTTCTGTACCAGTATTTACAAGGTGGTTCGTTGGAGGACAGCATGAAATATGGAAGTGCTTCAGCTTCAATTGTAATTTCAAAACATAGCTGCTCTGATGCAATGCCGACATTAGAGGAATTGGAAAGTAAAATTATGCAAGGAACGTATATCAAATAA
- a CDS encoding Gfo/Idh/MocA family protein: MELKWGILSAANIAFEQVVPAIKKSPTSKVTAIASKSITKVERFQIQTAYDSYEELLADEKLDSIYIPLPNELHAKYVVKALEAGKHVLVEKPLAVNLEQVEEVIAAQHETEKVVLEAFMYQHHAQHNIVKAFIDKGELGDIKHIKAHFSWQIEDENDIRLKANLGGGALNDVGCYCMHVITQILKFQPSHIHYIKTEGQDVDLTGVCTMVDRHGVTATFVCSMNMPFYDMYEIIGTKGSIRVEHCFRPDLSYDHNGHITIFDENRKLIEKHTIEDDQYLRQIEEFERCINNPDLAKQYLEASIQNMKYIQKAHESLNSRILTAMGE; this comes from the coding sequence GTGGAATTAAAATGGGGAATTTTAAGTGCAGCCAATATTGCATTTGAACAAGTTGTACCTGCTATCAAAAAAAGTCCGACATCCAAAGTAACAGCCATTGCCTCTAAATCAATAACTAAAGTAGAACGTTTTCAAATTCAGACAGCTTATGATTCGTATGAAGAGCTATTAGCAGATGAAAAACTGGATTCAATCTACATCCCATTACCAAATGAGTTACATGCCAAATATGTTGTAAAAGCTTTGGAGGCAGGTAAACATGTATTGGTGGAGAAACCTTTAGCTGTAAATCTTGAACAAGTAGAGGAAGTAATCGCTGCCCAACATGAAACAGAAAAAGTTGTTTTAGAAGCTTTTATGTACCAGCATCATGCGCAGCATAATATTGTTAAGGCATTTATAGACAAAGGAGAGCTCGGGGATATAAAGCATATCAAGGCACATTTTTCATGGCAGATTGAAGATGAAAATGATATTCGCTTAAAGGCTAATTTAGGCGGGGGTGCTTTGAATGATGTTGGTTGTTATTGTATGCATGTAATTACACAAATTTTAAAGTTTCAGCCTAGTCATATCCACTATATTAAAACTGAAGGACAAGATGTGGACTTAACGGGTGTATGTACGATGGTTGACCGGCATGGGGTGACGGCTACTTTTGTTTGTTCTATGAATATGCCATTTTATGATATGTATGAAATCATAGGTACAAAAGGCAGCATACGGGTGGAACACTGCTTTAGACCTGATTTATCCTACGACCATAATGGTCATATTACGATTTTTGATGAAAATCGTAAATTAATAGAAAAACATACAATTGAAGATGATCAATATTTACGTCAAATAGAAGAATTTGAACGCTGTATAAATAATCCGGACCTTGCTAAACAATATTTGGAAGCATCCATTCAAAATATGAAGTATATACAAAAAGCACATGAGTCTTTAAATAGTCGAATACTTACTGCAATGGGGGAATGA
- a CDS encoding sugar ABC transporter substrate-binding protein, with translation MKKFNWLLLIVLVVGVLTACGSDETSGEVQGASGSSSDASVAVVLKTLSSPYWKYVEAGAKKAGQELGVDVTVVGPSSEAEVLEQVNMLEDQISQNPSAILLSPTQPDTIINVVKDASRNDIPVLLIDTDADFEGKVTFIGTDNYTAGFEGGTALAAMLTKGDKVALISGALGNPSTDDRIKGAKEALQEAGMEIVAEQPANSDKSEAMSVMENILEKHGDIKAVFSANDDMALGVLRAVQAKKLDVKIFGTDGTEEAVQSILDGGLTGTVAQSPYNMGYEGVSNAIKAINGEKVEERIDSGIEIVTADSAQEFMDFLKSISK, from the coding sequence ATGAAGAAATTCAATTGGTTATTACTTATCGTATTGGTTGTCGGTGTACTGACAGCTTGTGGGTCAGATGAAACATCAGGTGAAGTTCAAGGAGCTTCAGGTTCAAGTTCGGATGCCAGTGTTGCAGTAGTTTTGAAAACATTATCAAGTCCTTATTGGAAATATGTTGAGGCTGGTGCAAAAAAAGCCGGTCAGGAATTGGGTGTGGATGTAACTGTAGTAGGTCCATCTTCTGAAGCTGAGGTATTGGAACAAGTAAACATGCTGGAAGACCAAATCAGTCAAAATCCAAGTGCCATTTTATTATCTCCCACACAGCCGGATACAATTATTAATGTGGTAAAAGATGCTTCAAGAAATGATATTCCGGTATTATTAATTGATACAGATGCTGATTTTGAGGGTAAGGTTACATTTATCGGAACAGATAATTATACTGCAGGATTTGAAGGCGGAACTGCATTGGCAGCAATGCTGACAAAAGGAGACAAAGTGGCATTGATTTCAGGTGCGTTAGGGAATCCTTCCACAGATGACCGCATTAAAGGTGCTAAAGAGGCATTACAAGAAGCCGGTATGGAGATTGTAGCGGAGCAACCTGCAAACTCTGATAAATCAGAAGCAATGTCCGTAATGGAAAATATCCTTGAAAAACATGGTGATATCAAAGCTGTATTTTCGGCAAATGATGACATGGCATTAGGCGTTTTACGTGCTGTGCAAGCAAAAAAACTTGATGTGAAGATCTTTGGTACCGATGGAACGGAAGAAGCGGTACAATCAATATTAGATGGCGGCTTAACAGGTACAGTCGCTCAAAGTCCATACAATATGGGATATGAAGGCGTCTCAAATGCAATAAAAGCAATCAACGGTGAAAAGGTTGAGGAGCGTATTGATTCAGGGATTGAAATTGTAACAGCAGATTCAGCCCAGGAATTTATGGACTTCTTAAAATCAATTTCAAAGTAA
- a CDS encoding LacI family DNA-binding transcriptional regulator: protein MGSTIYDVAKEAGVSIATVSKVVNGTGRISEKTIKHVNEVMRRLNYQPSTIASALTSKRTYTLGIIVPNIANPFFGEVTRIIEKYAHESGYTMMVCSTYNNIELEVQNIQLFMRQQVDGMIIATEQISNEILMELNVRNVPIVKFSAFNDSERMLSISTDNYKGGQKAAAYLYENGHRHIWIIGEQSRYSEQQRIAGFRAYFAQKGHELDDSVIYHSDTEYEDAIEMVKQLLKQDNLPSAIFVTTDIVAVILMNIAQQMGIRVPEDLSVIGFDNTIFAQLYHPQLTTIAQPVNAMGRLAVESLIDTIEEKITSPFQLTYFEPKLIERATVKKLEVKTV, encoded by the coding sequence ATGGGAAGTACAATTTATGACGTAGCAAAAGAGGCGGGTGTTTCAATCGCCACTGTTTCTAAAGTAGTAAATGGTACCGGCCGGATTAGTGAGAAAACAATTAAGCATGTGAATGAAGTGATGAGGAGGCTGAATTACCAGCCTAGTACAATTGCTTCTGCCTTAACAAGCAAGAGAACCTATACATTAGGCATTATCGTGCCAAATATAGCGAATCCGTTCTTTGGAGAAGTTACACGCATTATTGAAAAATATGCACATGAGTCAGGCTATACAATGATGGTTTGCAGTACGTACAATAATATCGAACTTGAAGTTCAGAATATTCAACTTTTCATGCGACAACAAGTAGACGGCATGATTATTGCTACTGAACAGATTTCTAATGAAATATTAATGGAATTAAATGTAAGAAATGTACCGATTGTAAAGTTTTCAGCTTTTAATGATTCTGAAAGGATGCTCAGTATTTCAACAGACAATTATAAAGGCGGTCAAAAGGCAGCTGCTTATTTATATGAAAATGGACACCGTCATATTTGGATTATAGGTGAGCAGAGCAGATATAGTGAGCAACAAAGGATTGCCGGTTTTAGAGCTTATTTCGCTCAAAAGGGACATGAACTGGATGATTCTGTAATCTATCATTCGGATACAGAATACGAAGACGCAATCGAAATGGTAAAGCAATTGTTAAAGCAGGATAACCTTCCTTCGGCAATATTTGTTACAACGGATATTGTGGCAGTTATCTTAATGAACATTGCGCAGCAAATGGGCATCCGTGTTCCTGAGGATCTCTCGGTTATCGGCTTTGACAACACAATTTTTGCGCAGCTTTATCACCCGCAGCTGACAACCATCGCTCAGCCAGTCAACGCCATGGGACGTTTAGCGGTTGAATCCTTGATAGATACAATTGAAGAAAAGATTACATCACCTTTTCAGTTAACTTATTTTGAACCTAAATTAATTGAACGTGCTACGGTGAAAAAACTGGAGGTTAAAACAGTATGA
- a CDS encoding ABC transporter permease, which yields MIVLTTLSDKFLTVNNLMNIARQSTVNALLALGMLLPILTAGIDLSVGSILAISIMSMGLVSVTMGMHPILGILVCLLVGAGFGLLNGVLLTKLRLPHPFISTLGTMNIARGLALIITGAAPIAGFPFLIQYFGSEYVGPIPVSFVVVIIFYCLFHVFLTRSQTGRYIYAIGGNKEAARLSGINVDRVLIIVYTLSGLMAGLAGLMMVGRVNSAFPLAGSGYELDAIAAVIIGGASFFGGVGTVWGTLVGVFIIAVLRNGLNLLNVSADFQMAVIGIVIIAAVFVDVLRQRKSKSS from the coding sequence ATGATTGTCCTAACAACATTGTCGGATAAATTTTTAACAGTAAATAACTTAATGAATATTGCGAGACAGTCAACTGTAAATGCATTACTTGCACTAGGAATGCTGCTGCCGATTTTAACGGCAGGAATCGACTTGTCTGTCGGCTCTATCTTGGCTATTTCGATTATGTCGATGGGATTAGTTTCAGTCACGATGGGGATGCATCCTATTTTAGGGATTCTAGTTTGTTTACTTGTTGGTGCTGGGTTTGGACTTTTAAATGGTGTGCTGTTAACGAAGCTGCGTCTGCCACACCCGTTCATCTCAACGCTGGGAACGATGAATATTGCTAGAGGACTTGCATTAATTATTACCGGAGCAGCACCAATTGCAGGTTTCCCGTTTTTAATTCAGTACTTCGGCAGTGAATATGTGGGGCCAATCCCAGTGAGTTTTGTAGTAGTAATAATTTTCTATTGTCTGTTCCATGTGTTCTTAACAAGATCACAAACCGGACGATACATTTATGCAATCGGAGGCAACAAAGAAGCGGCAAGACTTTCAGGAATTAACGTAGACCGGGTGTTAATTATTGTTTATACATTAAGCGGTTTAATGGCAGGATTAGCCGGATTAATGATGGTAGGACGTGTCAATTCCGCCTTTCCATTAGCTGGATCGGGCTATGAGTTGGATGCCATTGCAGCTGTAATTATTGGAGGAGCAAGTTTCTTCGGCGGTGTCGGAACGGTATGGGGCACATTAGTAGGGGTATTTATCATTGCAGTATTACGGAACGGTTTAAATTTACTGAATGTATCCGCGGATTTCCAGATGGCTGTTATCGGTATTGTAATCATCGCTGCAGTATTTGTTGATGTACTTCGTCAACGCAAATCAAAATCATCTTAA